A single region of the Alphaproteobacteria bacterium genome encodes:
- a CDS encoding acyl-CoA dehydrogenase family protein, translated as MDFTLSDEQRAIQDAVGRICAGFDETYWLTRDREGGFPADFAKAMADDGWLGIAMPQAYGGAGLGITEAALMMQTVAGGPGAFGAASSIHLNIFGLNPVAVFGTAEQCARMMPPIIGGEHRACFGVTEPDAGLDTGSIKTKAVRNGDIYIVQGRKVWTSTAQEADHILLLARTSPRTEGARGTDGLSLFYTALDRDYVTVREIDKMGRKAVDSNEVFIDGLPVPAADLIGKEGDGFRYLLHGLNPERILVAAEAIGIGRYAIQRAAKYAGERVVFGRPIGQNQAIQHPLAESWAELEAADLLMLKAAQLYDAGKPCGAEANAAKYLAAEVAYRACERAVLSHGGYGYAKEFVVERLLREVMIARIAPVSQQLILCYIAERVLGLPKSY; from the coding sequence ATGGACTTCACGCTGAGCGACGAACAAAGGGCGATCCAGGACGCGGTCGGCAGGATCTGCGCCGGCTTCGATGAAACCTATTGGCTAACGCGCGACCGCGAGGGTGGCTTTCCCGCCGACTTCGCGAAGGCCATGGCCGACGACGGGTGGCTCGGCATCGCCATGCCCCAGGCCTACGGCGGGGCCGGGCTCGGCATTACCGAGGCTGCGCTCATGATGCAGACCGTCGCGGGCGGCCCCGGCGCGTTCGGGGCGGCCTCGTCGATCCACCTGAACATCTTCGGCCTCAACCCGGTTGCGGTCTTCGGCACGGCGGAACAGTGCGCGCGCATGATGCCGCCCATCATTGGCGGCGAGCATCGCGCCTGTTTCGGCGTGACCGAACCCGACGCGGGCCTCGATACCGGCAGCATTAAAACCAAAGCGGTCCGTAATGGTGATATCTACATCGTGCAGGGCCGCAAGGTCTGGACCTCGACCGCGCAAGAAGCCGATCACATTCTGCTCCTAGCCCGCACTAGTCCGCGCACCGAGGGGGCGCGCGGTACCGACGGCCTCTCGTTGTTCTATACCGCGCTGGACCGCGACTACGTGACGGTGCGCGAAATCGACAAGATGGGCCGCAAAGCCGTCGATTCGAACGAGGTGTTTATCGACGGATTGCCGGTACCGGCCGCGGACCTGATCGGGAAGGAGGGCGACGGGTTCCGCTACCTGCTGCACGGCCTCAACCCCGAACGCATCTTAGTGGCCGCCGAGGCCATCGGGATCGGTCGGTATGCCATTCAGCGGGCCGCCAAGTATGCCGGCGAACGGGTCGTATTCGGTCGCCCGATCGGACAGAACCAAGCCATCCAACATCCGCTGGCCGAAAGCTGGGCCGAACTCGAGGCCGCCGACCTTCTCATGCTCAAGGCCGCCCAACTCTACGACGCCGGTAAACCCTGCGGCGCCGAAGCCAATGCGGCCAAGTACCTTGCCGCCGAGGTCGCCTACCGCGCCTGCGAGCGCGCGGTTCTCTCCCATGGCGGCTATGGTTATGCGAAGGAATTCGTCGTCGAGCGCCTCCTGCGGGAAGTGATGATCGCGCGCATCGCGCCGGTGAGCCAACAGCTCATCCTGTG